A region from the Methanofollis liminatans DSM 4140 genome encodes:
- the porB gene encoding pyruvate synthase subunit PorB has product MAENSPELFDAGHRACGGCGPALAARLIMKGSGENTIVVASTGCMEVFSTPYPETAWKVPWIHSLFENAAAVASGIEASLKKQGRNEHVICICGDGATFDIGMLCISGAFERGHNITYICYDNEAYMNTGIQRSGATPYDADTTTSPAGKCSTGNARPKKDLPAILVAHGSPYVATASIAYPNDLVKKVERAVNTEGPCYIQVHTPCCTGWGFDGADTMALGRLAIETGLWVNYEIVDGELEKAKKIVNRKPVEEYLKAQKRFRHLFRPGRNEEEIAKIQAIADRNAKKFGIDVVLKK; this is encoded by the coding sequence ATGGCCGAAAATTCCCCTGAACTCTTTGATGCAGGCCACCGCGCCTGCGGCGGATGCGGCCCGGCGCTCGCGGCGCGGCTGATCATGAAGGGCTCTGGCGAGAACACGATCGTTGTTGCATCCACCGGGTGCATGGAGGTCTTCTCCACGCCCTACCCGGAGACCGCCTGGAAAGTGCCCTGGATTCACTCCCTCTTCGAGAACGCCGCCGCGGTGGCATCGGGGATCGAGGCGTCCCTCAAGAAGCAGGGCAGAAACGAGCACGTCATCTGCATCTGCGGCGACGGCGCCACCTTCGATATCGGGATGCTCTGCATCTCGGGCGCCTTCGAGCGCGGGCACAATATCACCTACATCTGCTACGACAACGAGGCCTACATGAACACCGGCATCCAGCGCTCGGGTGCGACGCCCTACGACGCCGACACCACGACGAGCCCGGCCGGAAAGTGCTCGACCGGGAATGCCCGGCCGAAGAAGGACCTCCCGGCGATCCTGGTGGCTCACGGCTCGCCCTATGTCGCCACCGCCTCGATTGCCTACCCGAACGATCTCGTGAAGAAGGTCGAGCGGGCGGTGAACACCGAGGGGCCGTGCTATATCCAGGTCCACACCCCGTGCTGCACCGGCTGGGGCTTTGACGGGGCCGATACGATGGCGCTCGGCAGGCTTGCCATCGAGACCGGGCTCTGGGTGAACTACGAGATTGTGGACGGCGAACTGGAGAAGGCAAAGAAGATCGTGAACAGGAAACCGGTCGAGGAGTACCTCAAGGCCCAGAAGCGTTTCCGCCACCTTTTCAGGCCCGGTCGGAACGAGGAGGAGATCGCCAAGATCCAGGCGATCGCCGACCGCAACGCCAAAAAGTTCGGGATCGATGTTGTGCTGAAGAAATAA
- the porA gene encoding pyruvate synthase subunit PorA — MMKIVEGSHAVAEAVKLCRPQVISAYPITPQTHIVEALASMVADCELDAEYICVESEFSALSGCVGASAAGSRTYSATTSQGLALMFEVCFNAAGMRLPIVMTIANRAMGAPLNIWNDQQDSISLRDAGWMQFYAEDNQEATDLHFITYKVAEDHNVLLPAMVCFDGFILTHTYEPVDMPSQEGIDAFLPPFKPYNTLDAKKPMSLGMYATPDYYMEFRYEIDEAMKRAKQAFANAGKEFAEQFGRDYSGLIEGYRLEDADTALVAMGSICGTVKDAIDEMRAEGKRVGLLKIRSYRPFPADEVAAALKGASTVAVLDKNISLGAKGAVALEVKDALYGSGITVLDYIVALGGRDIRKKDIAKIVDLAEKGTGDMFYGLRTEVL; from the coding sequence ATGATGAAAATTGTCGAAGGGTCTCACGCTGTCGCTGAAGCGGTGAAACTCTGCCGCCCGCAGGTGATCTCCGCATACCCGATCACCCCCCAGACCCATATCGTCGAGGCCCTCGCCAGCATGGTCGCCGACTGCGAACTGGATGCCGAATACATCTGTGTGGAGAGCGAATTTTCCGCCCTTTCCGGGTGTGTCGGCGCGAGCGCCGCCGGGTCGAGGACCTACTCTGCGACCACCTCCCAGGGCCTTGCCCTGATGTTCGAGGTCTGCTTCAACGCCGCCGGCATGCGCCTGCCCATCGTGATGACGATTGCAAACCGGGCCATGGGCGCCCCATTGAACATCTGGAACGACCAGCAGGACTCGATTTCCCTCCGGGACGCAGGATGGATGCAGTTCTATGCCGAGGACAACCAGGAGGCGACCGACCTGCATTTCATCACCTACAAGGTGGCCGAAGATCACAATGTGCTGCTTCCAGCCATGGTCTGCTTCGATGGTTTCATTCTCACCCACACCTACGAACCGGTGGACATGCCGTCGCAGGAGGGGATCGACGCCTTCCTCCCACCGTTCAAGCCTTACAACACCCTTGATGCAAAGAAACCGATGTCTCTTGGGATGTACGCCACGCCGGACTACTATATGGAGTTCCGTTACGAGATCGACGAGGCGATGAAGCGGGCGAAACAGGCCTTTGCCAACGCCGGAAAGGAGTTTGCCGAGCAGTTCGGCCGCGACTACTCGGGGCTTATAGAGGGCTACCGGCTCGAAGACGCAGACACCGCTCTCGTTGCCATGGGCTCGATCTGCGGCACGGTGAAGGACGCGATCGACGAGATGCGGGCCGAAGGAAAGCGTGTCGGCCTCCTGAAGATCCGTTCGTACCGCCCATTCCCGGCAGACGAGGTCGCCGCCGCCCTGAAGGGGGCGAGCACCGTCGCGGTCCTCGACAAGAACATCTCGCTCGGCGCAAAGGGCGCCGTCGCCCTCGAGGTGAAGGACGCCCTCTACGGCAGCGGCATCACGGTGCTCGACTATATCGTTGCGCTCGGCGGGCGCGACATCAGGAAGAAGGACATCGCAAAAATCGTCGATCTCGCCGAAAAGGGGACTGGCGATATGTTTTACGGGCTGAGAACGGAGGTGCTCTGA
- a CDS encoding 4Fe-4S binding protein: MALNVGCAAAPGRARDNRTGSWRVFKPVFKHETCTKCGLCETICPEGCVKEDKDGFFTPDLDYCKGCGLCAKECPADDIEMVQEEK, from the coding sequence ATGGCGCTCAACGTGGGATGCGCTGCTGCCCCTGGACGGGCGCGGGACAACAGGACCGGATCGTGGCGGGTCTTCAAGCCGGTCTTCAAGCACGAAACCTGCACGAAATGCGGACTCTGCGAGACCATATGTCCCGAAGGGTGTGTGAAAGAAGATAAAGACGGCTTTTTCACACCAGACCTGGACTACTGCAAGGGCTGCGGCCTCTGTGCGAAAGAGTGCCCGGCAGATGACATCGAGATGGTGCAGGAGGAGAAATAA
- a CDS encoding pyruvate ferredoxin oxidoreductase subunit gamma, whose amino-acid sequence MRELRIHGRGGQGSVTAAELIAVAAFEGGVYSQAFPAFGVERRGAPVQAFVRFSDEKIRLRSQVYEPDYIIVQDSTLIRDVDVFRGMKEGGIAIVNTEKSIAATVPEGVKLIALDATRIALEILGVPITNTTLMGAFAAATGEIELPALEKALRARFPGSLGEKNVKAAVHAYNLVRGEA is encoded by the coding sequence TTGAGAGAGTTACGCATCCATGGCAGGGGCGGACAGGGCTCTGTCACTGCTGCCGAACTGATCGCCGTTGCTGCGTTTGAGGGCGGCGTCTATTCGCAGGCTTTTCCTGCATTTGGAGTCGAACGACGCGGTGCCCCCGTGCAGGCGTTCGTCCGGTTCAGCGACGAGAAGATACGCCTGCGGAGCCAGGTGTACGAACCCGATTACATCATCGTCCAGGACAGCACCTTAATCAGGGACGTCGATGTGTTCAGGGGGATGAAGGAGGGCGGCATCGCCATCGTCAACACTGAAAAGTCCATCGCTGCCACCGTTCCCGAAGGCGTGAAACTGATCGCCCTCGACGCCACCAGGATCGCCCTCGAGATCCTTGGCGTCCCGATCACGAATACGACGCTGATGGGTGCTTTTGCGGCCGCAACCGGGGAGATCGAGTTGCCTGCACTGGAAAAAGCCCTGAGAGCCCGTTTCCCGGGATCGCTCGGGGAGAAGAACGTAAAAGCGGCCGTGCACGCCTACAACCTGGTCAGGGGTGAGGCCTGA
- the yycI gene encoding two-component system regulatory protein YycI — protein sequence MAMLKKEWSVIVMNYIFGVVVMACLVVGGGALWFDQQNSGPGYSPVLQSSIGTIALNASFPAAVDTAPVYRVTGTQDFFEGTPEVMNIHEGVPSLDEAPVIAEKALTAYGGLPADAVLHDMGVMCLKEVNTTDGAIISERPQCVQVIYTQQIDGRPVVGPGAEIMVSLGDGGEVLEVSKAWRNISYARETKIIPVEEAILALNDGNILNRPQSPMEGVEIREIQLGYYAKDISSLQEEYTPVWIFSGIENGNMPCNFIVDARADA from the coding sequence ATGGCAATGCTAAAAAAAGAATGGAGTGTGATTGTGATGAATTATATCTTTGGTGTAGTGGTGATGGCGTGTCTCGTCGTAGGGGGCGGGGCGCTCTGGTTCGATCAGCAAAATAGCGGTCCCGGTTATTCTCCGGTATTGCAGTCTTCGATTGGAACGATTGCTCTAAACGCTTCATTCCCGGCCGCAGTTGATACTGCACCGGTATATCGAGTTACAGGGACGCAGGATTTTTTCGAGGGGACACCTGAAGTCATGAACATTCATGAGGGCGTTCCTTCTCTGGATGAAGCGCCGGTTATTGCAGAAAAAGCGCTGACTGCCTACGGGGGTCTCCCTGCCGACGCCGTCCTGCACGACATGGGGGTTATGTGTCTCAAAGAAGTGAATACAACAGATGGGGCGATCATATCAGAACGTCCGCAGTGCGTACAGGTGATCTACACGCAGCAGATCGACGGGAGGCCGGTCGTAGGCCCGGGTGCGGAGATCATGGTCAGTCTCGGCGACGGGGGCGAGGTGCTTGAAGTATCGAAGGCATGGAGGAACATTTCATATGCCCGCGAGACAAAAATCATTCCTGTTGAAGAGGCAATACTGGCGCTCAACGATGGAAACATCCTGAATAGACCGCAATCCCCCATGGAGGGCGTAGAGATCAGGGAGATCCAACTCGGGTATTATGCAAAAGATATATCCTCGCTCCAGGAGGAGTACACGCCTGTATGGATCTTCTCGGGGATTGAAAACGGGAACATGCCCTGCAATTTCATCGTCGATGCGCGAGCAGACGCATGA
- a CDS encoding DUF6345 domain-containing protein produces the protein MDMIGWGTAVRDVVQSRLNGAGWSQSFCAADGNVDETDFGSQNSGYQGLDGAYLHYHFGHGCNAGVGTEIQLAHWQLLQHEAVVRDEVYKKWDSTNKWVIVDACHVLEDEQWGGALKYSHGILGFASSKMTSTELPDRFFLYVIDYDYTIAYAWKLASQSCYDSNCVGAVIFDTQGQLDDDHLSGQGYVSPNEYPDDDCVYVSTWQC, from the coding sequence ATGGACATGATCGGTTGGGGAACCGCTGTGAGAGATGTAGTTCAAAGCCGGTTAAACGGTGCTGGCTGGTCCCAGAGTTTCTGCGCTGCTGATGGTAATGTTGATGAAACAGACTTTGGGAGCCAGAACTCCGGCTATCAGGGCCTGGACGGAGCATATCTCCATTATCACTTCGGCCATGGTTGTAATGCGGGTGTTGGTACAGAAATACAACTTGCCCATTGGCAACTATTACAGCACGAAGCCGTTGTTCGTGATGAGGTGTACAAAAAGTGGGATAGTACAAACAAGTGGGTTATCGTTGATGCCTGTCATGTTCTTGAAGATGAACAGTGGGGTGGAGCATTAAAGTATTCTCATGGGATTCTGGGATTTGCCTCCTCGAAAATGACAAGTACGGAGCTTCCTGATCGTTTCTTCCTTTATGTTATTGACTACGATTATACGATTGCTTATGCCTGGAAACTCGCTTCCCAGTCATGTTATGATTCTAATTGTGTTGGGGCAGTCATTTTTGATACCCAGGGACAGCTGGACGATGATCATCTGTCTGGACAGGGGTACGTATCACCGAATGAATACCCGGATGACGATTGTGTCTATGTTTCGACATGGCAATGCTAA
- a CDS encoding ArsR/SmtB family transcription factor: MMTVLSLDLQILKALASERRIEILKCLDRRRMTLSELSGMLDLAPPTVLKHLEHLTAAGLVALKEDGHRWKYYELTDPGLAVMRASPDLKVVILLSFAGAAAMVAGICAGCLYFILPGSDGGVPFQDGQWSPDLCVISLVLLLLSIVLWFFAMVGWRRTLAEVELV; encoded by the coding sequence ATGATGACGGTCCTCTCTCTCGATCTCCAGATCCTCAAGGCCCTTGCATCTGAGAGAAGGATCGAGATCCTGAAATGTCTTGATCGGCGCAGGATGACCCTGTCCGAGCTGTCCGGCATGCTTGATCTTGCACCCCCGACGGTGTTGAAGCATCTCGAACACCTGACAGCTGCCGGACTGGTTGCATTGAAAGAAGACGGCCATCGATGGAAATATTATGAACTGACCGATCCCGGGCTGGCGGTGATGCGGGCCTCCCCTGATCTGAAGGTCGTTATTCTGCTTTCCTTTGCCGGGGCCGCGGCGATGGTTGCCGGGATCTGCGCAGGGTGTCTCTATTTTATCCTGCCCGGGAGTGATGGCGGGGTGCCGTTCCAGGACGGTCAGTGGTCACCTGACCTCTGCGTGATCAGTCTGGTGCTGTTGTTGCTCTCGATTGTTCTATGGTTTTTTGCGATGGTGGGGTGGAGAAGGACGCTTGCAGAGGTTGAATTAGTATGA
- a CDS encoding methanogenesis marker 12 protein has protein sequence MFIGIDHGTTAMRFSSEEGHFKISREAAREFVVGDLERLCPLEEIEGIAVCYSMGDGIAAITGIGKVANRGVVSREGAGKHIGGGTHVYDEIARSGLPAVVIPGIHRGSPTDPRFKAYSHQTSPEKIGIAYEACHDLGPDAVVSDISSNTVTTLVSGGRIVGAFDACIFAPGTQHGALDVDAIRRIDAGLQTANDAFLHAGVTHTLPPAEQDRTIALFAAMECAAMLLLNPGAKVALAGSKAPVVAGEVEGLLRRKVAVYDEWCAARGLARIARDVFTVGGPILGLPVDR, from the coding sequence ATGTTCATCGGGATCGATCATGGCACGACGGCCATGCGCTTTTCGTCTGAGGAAGGGCATTTCAAAATTTCGCGCGAGGCGGCGCGGGAGTTCGTTGTCGGCGACCTCGAACGCCTCTGTCCCCTCGAGGAGATCGAGGGGATTGCGGTCTGCTACTCGATGGGCGACGGGATCGCGGCGATCACCGGTATCGGAAAGGTGGCGAACCGCGGCGTCGTCTCGCGGGAGGGCGCGGGCAAGCACATCGGTGGCGGCACCCATGTCTACGACGAGATCGCGAGGAGCGGCCTGCCCGCCGTGGTGATCCCGGGGATCCACCGGGGATCGCCGACCGATCCCAGGTTCAAGGCATACTCCCACCAGACCAGCCCTGAGAAGATCGGCATCGCCTACGAGGCCTGCCACGACCTGGGCCCGGACGCGGTCGTCTCTGACATCTCCTCGAACACGGTGACGACCCTCGTCTCCGGGGGAAGAATTGTGGGCGCCTTCGACGCCTGCATCTTCGCCCCGGGCACGCAGCACGGGGCGCTGGACGTGGACGCGATCCGCCGGATCGACGCCGGCCTCCAGACGGCGAACGATGCCTTCCTCCACGCCGGGGTCACCCACACCCTCCCGCCGGCCGAGCAGGACCGCACGATCGCCCTGTTCGCGGCGATGGAGTGCGCCGCCATGCTCCTGTTGAACCCCGGGGCGAAGGTCGCCCTCGCCGGATCGAAGGCGCCGGTCGTCGCCGGCGAGGTGGAAGGGCTGCTTCGGCGGAAGGTCGCGGTGTACGACGAGTGGTGTGCGGCGCGGGGGCTGGCCAGGATCGCGCGGGATGTATTCACGGTCGGCGGGCCGATCCTGGGGCTCCCCGTGGACCGCTAA
- a CDS encoding NAD-dependent epimerase/dehydratase family protein, producing the protein MFCIVTGGAGFIGSHTVDALVARGDEVAVIDNLSAGTPDNIAAHLKSGKARLIKADLLDDGWQSVFAGAGRVYHIAADPDVRGSAQAPGAQVKNNIVATQRVLDAMRVHGVPEIVFTSTSTVYGEAATIPTPEDYTPMLPISVYGASKLACEALISAYAHSFGMTAWIFRFANIIGERSGHGVITDFIRKLHENPAELEILGDGRQTKSYLDVRACVAGFEYAVAHSRETVNTFNIGSEDWIDVVAIADIITAEMGLSGVKYRFTGGARGWVGDVPRMQLSVGRMKALGWTPAIGSEESVRKTVRAMLQG; encoded by the coding sequence ATGTTCTGCATTGTCACAGGCGGTGCCGGGTTCATCGGCTCGCATACCGTGGACGCCCTCGTCGCACGCGGCGACGAGGTGGCGGTCATCGACAACCTCAGCGCGGGAACCCCTGACAATATCGCCGCGCACCTGAAATCCGGGAAGGCGCGGCTCATTAAGGCCGACCTCCTCGACGACGGCTGGCAATCGGTCTTTGCCGGGGCCGGCCGGGTGTACCACATCGCCGCCGACCCGGACGTGCGCGGGAGCGCACAGGCGCCGGGCGCACAGGTCAAAAACAACATCGTGGCAACCCAGCGGGTGCTCGACGCCATGCGCGTTCACGGCGTGCCCGAGATCGTCTTCACCTCGACCTCCACCGTCTACGGCGAGGCGGCGACCATACCGACGCCGGAGGACTACACCCCCATGCTCCCGATCTCGGTCTACGGGGCGTCGAAACTCGCCTGCGAGGCCCTGATCTCGGCCTACGCCCACTCGTTCGGCATGACCGCCTGGATCTTCAGGTTCGCCAACATCATCGGCGAGCGCAGCGGCCACGGCGTGATCACCGACTTCATCAGGAAGTTGCATGAGAACCCGGCCGAACTCGAGATCCTGGGCGACGGGCGGCAGACGAAATCGTACCTCGACGTCAGGGCATGCGTCGCCGGTTTCGAGTACGCCGTGGCGCACTCCCGCGAGACGGTCAACACCTTCAATATCGGCTCTGAGGACTGGATCGACGTCGTCGCCATCGCCGACATCATCACGGCGGAGATGGGGCTCTCGGGCGTGAAATACCGGTTCACCGGCGGCGCGCGCGGCTGGGTCGGGGACGTCCCGCGGATGCAGCTCTCGGTCGGGCGGATGAAGGCGCTGGGCTGGACGCCGGCGATCGGCTCGGAAGAGAGCGTCAGAAAGACCGTCCGCGCCATGCTGCAGGGATGA
- a CDS encoding COG2426 family protein: MDLIATILLAVQSALPFWESRYAIPLAIQGGYPPALAFAVGFASNLAVVVVLLLLLEPVSGFLSAHSKIFERFFDWLFARTRRHTERFERWGALALVPFVAVPIPVTGSWTACAAAFVFGIRFRYALPAIAAGMIVAITITTITMLGITIIQGIPGGYP; the protein is encoded by the coding sequence ATGGACCTGATCGCAACGATCCTCCTGGCCGTCCAGAGCGCCCTGCCGTTCTGGGAGTCGCGGTATGCGATCCCCCTCGCCATACAGGGGGGCTACCCGCCGGCGCTGGCGTTTGCCGTCGGGTTTGCGAGCAACCTCGCCGTCGTCGTCGTGCTCCTTCTCCTGCTGGAGCCGGTCTCGGGCTTCCTGAGTGCGCATTCGAAGATTTTTGAGCGGTTCTTCGACTGGCTCTTTGCCAGGACGCGCCGGCACACCGAGCGGTTCGAGCGCTGGGGGGCGCTTGCCCTCGTCCCCTTCGTCGCCGTGCCCATCCCGGTGACCGGGTCGTGGACCGCCTGCGCGGCGGCGTTCGTCTTCGGGATCCGCTTCCGCTACGCCCTCCCCGCGATCGCCGCCGGGATGATCGTTGCCATCACCATCACTACCATTACCATGCTCGGGATCACCATTATACAGGGAATACCTGGAGGATACCCATGA
- a CDS encoding cofactor-independent phosphoglycerate mutase: MKYIVVLGDGMADEPIEELGGKTPLEYADTPNMDRVAREGSCGLLRTVKDVYEPGSDVANLSVLGYDPGTCYTGRGPLEAASMGIDLAPTDYAYRFNLVTVRRGVMEDFNAGHITSQEGAALIASLQGKVPGVEFHPGISYRNLMVVHGAKGSVTTPPHDIVGQETAPHLPDGPDAPLLSRCMEAATAAFADHPVNRARIAAGKLPATTIWPWSGGKRPSIPAFHERWGLSGGMISAVDLLNGIARYAGMEVIQVPGATGFLDTDYAAKARYALEAIERLDFVYVHVEAPDEAGHMGSVEEKVRAIEGVDGIVGTILDHFDGTVAVLPDHPTPIRLKTHTRDPVPFAIRGRARDGTAVYSEREAANGAFGLVEGPDFLSLLFGKKPFEQKE, encoded by the coding sequence ATGAAATACATCGTCGTTCTCGGGGACGGGATGGCCGACGAGCCCATTGAGGAACTCGGCGGGAAAACGCCCCTTGAATATGCAGATACCCCCAATATGGACCGGGTGGCGCGGGAAGGATCCTGTGGCCTTTTGCGCACGGTAAAAGACGTCTACGAGCCTGGCAGCGACGTCGCCAACCTCTCGGTGCTCGGCTACGATCCCGGCACCTGCTATACGGGCCGGGGCCCCCTCGAAGCCGCCAGCATGGGCATCGACCTCGCCCCGACCGATTATGCGTATCGCTTCAACCTGGTCACGGTGCGCAGGGGCGTGATGGAGGACTTCAACGCCGGGCACATCACCAGCCAGGAGGGGGCCGCCCTCATTGCCTCATTGCAGGGGAAGGTGCCGGGCGTCGAGTTCCACCCGGGCATCTCGTACCGGAACCTGATGGTCGTCCACGGCGCAAAGGGGTCGGTGACCACCCCGCCCCACGATATCGTCGGGCAGGAGACGGCGCCGCACCTTCCTGACGGCCCGGACGCACCCCTGCTCTCCCGGTGCATGGAGGCGGCTACGGCGGCCTTCGCCGACCACCCGGTAAACCGGGCGCGCATCGCCGCCGGAAAACTCCCGGCTACGACGATATGGCCGTGGAGCGGAGGAAAGCGGCCGTCCATCCCCGCGTTCCATGAGCGTTGGGGGCTCTCGGGCGGGATGATCTCGGCGGTCGATCTCCTCAACGGCATCGCCCGCTACGCGGGGATGGAGGTGATCCAGGTCCCCGGCGCCACCGGTTTCCTGGACACCGACTACGCCGCAAAGGCCCGGTACGCCCTGGAGGCGATCGAGCGTCTCGACTTCGTCTACGTCCACGTCGAGGCGCCGGACGAGGCCGGGCATATGGGGAGCGTGGAGGAGAAGGTGCGGGCGATCGAGGGGGTCGACGGGATCGTCGGCACGATCCTGGACCACTTCGACGGCACGGTCGCCGTCCTCCCCGACCACCCGACCCCGATCAGGCTGAAGACCCATACCCGCGACCCGGTGCCGTTTGCGATCCGCGGCCGGGCGCGGGACGGAACCGCCGTCTATTCGGAACGGGAGGCGGCGAACGGCGCCTTCGGTCTGGTCGAGGGGCCGGATTTCCTCTCCCTCCTCTTCGGGAAGAAACCCTTCGAACAGAAGGAATAA
- a CDS encoding beta-ribofuranosylaminobenzene 5'-phosphate synthase, whose product MAPFSIASTIREIEREVGTLSPMQKILLGTDGSVTAILENVLGCRVEVATLLQRIVPADEKVAADLDIPAGEEVNHRIVTLNNGDTGETLMYAVSDTPLSRLDPAFRQDLMRADIPIGRIMQMHRIEARRELKEAGVVAADTELSRIFGIYRHEPLLSRKYQIINRGKPLIAINETFPYGTFADDTRVVVEAPARIHMTLIDMNGSSGRVDGGIGISLEEPTIVLEARRSEEIAVHGDQESAETVKKTAEQVLRAMGVNGGADITLRHTYPRHAGLGSGTQLALATARALAELYRRPAPGGAPPCTREIAALAGRGGTSGIGTAAFESGGFVLDGGHSFGASGEKNDFRPSAASRGIRPAPVVLRHAFPTDWQILLATPKVGAGVSGQQEKDIFRDHCPVPLGEVQALCHTILMQMLPGIVDRDLDLFGSAVNTIQEIGFKRVEHSLQPPRTQELIAALRSTDAACVGLSSFGPTVYAIGDTGMIAAEHAAKEAMGGCGGTTVLTRARNRGAEIRTA is encoded by the coding sequence ATGGCACCATTCAGCATCGCCAGCACGATCCGGGAGATCGAAAGAGAGGTCGGCACCCTCTCGCCGATGCAGAAGATCCTGCTCGGGACAGACGGATCCGTGACCGCTATCCTGGAAAACGTGCTCGGATGCCGGGTAGAGGTCGCCACCCTCCTGCAGCGGATCGTCCCGGCAGACGAGAAGGTTGCGGCAGACCTCGACATTCCCGCAGGGGAAGAGGTCAACCACCGCATCGTGACCCTGAACAACGGCGATACCGGGGAAACGCTCATGTACGCCGTCTCGGACACGCCGCTCAGCAGGCTCGACCCGGCGTTCAGGCAGGACCTCATGCGGGCCGACATCCCGATCGGCCGGATCATGCAGATGCACCGGATCGAGGCGCGCAGAGAACTCAAGGAGGCCGGCGTCGTCGCCGCCGATACCGAACTCAGCCGGATATTCGGAATATACCGCCACGAACCCCTCCTCTCCCGGAAGTACCAGATCATCAACCGGGGAAAACCTCTCATCGCCATCAACGAGACCTTCCCGTACGGGACGTTTGCCGACGATACCCGGGTGGTCGTGGAGGCCCCGGCACGGATCCACATGACCCTGATCGATATGAACGGGAGTTCGGGGCGCGTCGACGGCGGGATCGGGATCTCTCTCGAAGAGCCGACGATCGTGCTTGAGGCGAGGCGGAGCGAGGAGATCGCGGTCCACGGCGATCAAGAGAGTGCGGAGACGGTAAAAAAGACGGCCGAGCAGGTGCTCAGGGCGATGGGCGTGAACGGCGGCGCCGATATCACCCTGCGGCACACATATCCCAGGCATGCCGGCCTCGGGAGCGGCACCCAGCTCGCCCTCGCCACCGCCCGGGCGCTTGCCGAACTCTACCGGCGGCCCGCACCCGGCGGCGCGCCCCCCTGCACAAGAGAGATTGCAGCCCTCGCCGGGCGGGGCGGCACATCAGGGATCGGGACGGCGGCCTTCGAGTCGGGCGGGTTTGTCCTTGACGGCGGGCACAGTTTCGGGGCGTCGGGAGAGAAAAACGACTTCAGGCCATCGGCGGCGTCCCGCGGGATCAGGCCGGCGCCGGTGGTGCTCAGGCACGCCTTCCCGACAGACTGGCAGATCCTCCTTGCCACCCCGAAGGTCGGCGCCGGGGTCAGCGGGCAACAGGAGAAGGACATCTTCAGGGACCACTGCCCGGTCCCCCTCGGGGAGGTGCAGGCGCTCTGCCACACGATCCTGATGCAGATGCTGCCCGGGATCGTCGATCGCGACCTCGACCTCTTCGGGTCTGCGGTGAACACGATCCAGGAGATCGGGTTCAAACGCGTCGAGCACAGCCTCCAGCCGCCCCGGACACAGGAACTGATTGCGGCGCTGAGGAGCACAGACGCCGCATGCGTGGGCCTGAGCTCCTTCGGGCCGACGGTCTATGCGATCGGCGACACCGGGATGATCGCGGCCGAGCACGCCGCAAAGGAGGCGATGGGAGGGTGTGGAGGGACGACGGTCCTCACCCGGGCGCGCAACCGCGGGGCAGAGATCAGGACGGCATAA